One Suricata suricatta isolate VVHF042 chromosome 15, meerkat_22Aug2017_6uvM2_HiC, whole genome shotgun sequence DNA segment encodes these proteins:
- the LOC115279272 gene encoding uncharacterized protein LOC115279272 isoform X8, translating into MMKLLLGTESSEQRPGEANRKRPSGNGKQLSVAEHNIPGIQCMYRTAHDNPQATSIPRGPLPAAEEWCLRTIFASAAGGGLMEPLHSEGLWSLGGPRAPFPHLINYSVKLHAVQHKISNEEPNGCGYNRDISSLHFECR; encoded by the exons ATGATGAAGCTACTGCTCGGCACAGAAAGCAGTGAGCAAAGGCCCGGAGAGGCGAATAGGAAGCGGCCTTCGGGAAATGGCAAGCAGCTTAGCGTGGCTGAGCATAATATCCCAGGGATTCA GTGTATGTACCGTACAGCACACGACAACCCCCAGGCGACATCTATTCCCAGGGGTCCTTTGCCTGCAGCGGAAGAGTGGTGCCTGCGCACGATCTTTGCTTCAGCTGCAGGGGGAGGTCTGATGGAGCCTTTGCATTCGGAGGGTCTCTGGAGCCTGGGAGGCCCCCGAGCACCATTTCCTCATCTTATTAACTACTCTGTAAAGTTACATGCTGTCcaacataaaatttcaaatgaagaaCCAAATGGTTGTGGTTACAACCGAGACATCTCCTCTCTCCATTTTGAATGTAGGTAG
- the LOC115279272 gene encoding uncharacterized protein LOC115279272 isoform X7 has product MMKLLLGTESSEQRPGEANRKRPSGNGKQLSVAEHNIPGIQCMYRTAHDNPQATSIPRGPLPAAEEWCLRTIFASAAGGGLMEPLHSEGLWSLGGPRAPFPHLINYSVKLHAVQHKISNEEPNGCGYNRDISSLHFECRDF; this is encoded by the exons ATGATGAAGCTACTGCTCGGCACAGAAAGCAGTGAGCAAAGGCCCGGAGAGGCGAATAGGAAGCGGCCTTCGGGAAATGGCAAGCAGCTTAGCGTGGCTGAGCATAATATCCCAGGGATTCA GTGTATGTACCGTACAGCACACGACAACCCCCAGGCGACATCTATTCCCAGGGGTCCTTTGCCTGCAGCGGAAGAGTGGTGCCTGCGCACGATCTTTGCTTCAGCTGCAGGGGGAGGTCTGATGGAGCCTTTGCATTCGGAGGGTCTCTGGAGCCTGGGAGGCCCCCGAGCACCATTTCCTCATCTTATTAACTACTCTGTAAAGTTACATGCTGTCcaacataaaatttcaaatgaagaaCCAAATGGTTGTGGTTACAACCGAGACATCTCCTCTCTCCATTTTGAATGTAG
- the LOC115279272 gene encoding uncharacterized protein LOC115279272 isoform X6 codes for MMKLLLGTESSEQRPGEANRKRPSGNGKQLSVAEHNIPGIQCMYRTAHDNPQATSIPRGPLPAAEEWCLRTIFASAAGGGLMEPLHSEGLWSLGGPRAPFPHLINYSVKLHAVQHKISNEEPNGCGYNRDISSLHFECRFLIC; via the exons ATGATGAAGCTACTGCTCGGCACAGAAAGCAGTGAGCAAAGGCCCGGAGAGGCGAATAGGAAGCGGCCTTCGGGAAATGGCAAGCAGCTTAGCGTGGCTGAGCATAATATCCCAGGGATTCA GTGTATGTACCGTACAGCACACGACAACCCCCAGGCGACATCTATTCCCAGGGGTCCTTTGCCTGCAGCGGAAGAGTGGTGCCTGCGCACGATCTTTGCTTCAGCTGCAGGGGGAGGTCTGATGGAGCCTTTGCATTCGGAGGGTCTCTGGAGCCTGGGAGGCCCCCGAGCACCATTTCCTCATCTTATTAACTACTCTGTAAAGTTACATGCTGTCcaacataaaatttcaaatgaagaaCCAAATGGTTGTGGTTACAACCGAGACATCTCCTCTCTCCATTTTGAATGTAG